In Lacibacter sp. H407, a genomic segment contains:
- a CDS encoding anthrone oxygenase family protein — MHRPLDIAIRKAGPVVFAIISSLHILLAALFFIEKSRKKAWLIIAALIFLLCDTFIALQYNGPINDLFLTWTPTTIPTNWAGIRDEWLSYHLYRNIFMTLGVAAILLTYFVKQNKNVTEAV; from the coding sequence ATGCACCGCCCTTTGGATATAGCTATACGAAAAGCCGGACCGGTGGTATTTGCAATTATATCTTCGTTACACATACTGCTTGCCGCACTATTTTTTATTGAAAAGAGCCGGAAAAAAGCATGGCTTATTATAGCTGCATTAATTTTCCTTTTGTGCGATACGTTTATTGCATTGCAATACAACGGGCCTATAAACGACCTGTTTCTTACCTGGACGCCAACTACTATACCAACTAACTGGGCAGGTATAAGAGATGAATGGTTAAGCTATCATTTGTACAGAAACATTTTTATGACGTTGGGGGTTGCTGCTATTCTGCTTACGTATTTTGTTAAACAGAATAAGAACGTAACAGAAGCAGTGTAA
- a CDS encoding carbon-nitrogen hydrolase: MSKVQVGLVQMSCTANKEENLQKAIAKTREAAAKGAQIVCLQELFTSLYFCDEENYDNFLLAEAIPGPSTEALSVVAKELGVVIIASLFEKRTQGLYHNTTAVLDADGTYLGKYRKMHIPDDPAYYEKFYFTPGDLGYKIFKTKFANIGILICWDQWYPEAARITALMGAEILFYPTAIGWATSQDEATNTEQYNAWQTMQRSHAVANGIHVVSVNRVGLEQNGAMQFWGGSFVSNPFGTLLYKATHTEEEVHVQELDLKKTDQYRTHWPFLRDRRIDSYQPITKRYIDED; encoded by the coding sequence ATGAGTAAAGTACAAGTAGGATTGGTGCAAATGAGCTGCACGGCCAATAAAGAAGAGAACCTCCAAAAGGCAATTGCCAAAACGAGAGAAGCGGCAGCCAAAGGCGCACAGATCGTTTGTTTGCAGGAGTTGTTTACATCGCTGTATTTCTGCGATGAAGAGAACTATGATAATTTCCTGCTGGCTGAAGCCATTCCCGGCCCATCGACAGAAGCGTTGAGTGTTGTTGCCAAAGAGCTTGGCGTAGTGATCATTGCTTCGCTCTTCGAAAAACGCACACAGGGTTTGTATCATAACACAACGGCTGTGCTGGATGCTGATGGTACTTATCTTGGAAAGTATCGCAAAATGCATATCCCTGATGATCCGGCATACTACGAGAAATTCTATTTCACTCCCGGTGATCTTGGTTATAAAATATTCAAAACAAAATTCGCCAATATTGGTATCCTCATCTGTTGGGATCAATGGTATCCGGAAGCAGCACGAATCACAGCATTGATGGGTGCTGAAATTTTATTCTATCCAACAGCAATTGGTTGGGCAACATCGCAAGATGAAGCAACGAACACCGAGCAATACAATGCATGGCAAACGATGCAACGCAGTCATGCTGTTGCAAACGGCATTCATGTGGTGAGTGTAAACCGTGTTGGGCTGGAGCAAAATGGTGCGATGCAATTCTGGGGTGGTTCATTTGTGAGTAATCCCTTTGGTACGTTGTTGTACAAAGCAACACATACCGAAGAAGAAGTACATGTGCAAGAGTTGGATCTCAAAAAAACAGATCAGTACCGGACGCACTGGCCGTTTTTGCGTGATAGAAGAATTGATTCTTATCAGCCGATTACCAAGCGCTACATTGACGAGGATTAA
- a CDS encoding ammonium transporter, with amino-acid sequence MIKKVTPRQIAPFLILAGVAIASLFIPALPNFEDKEGVYNPADIAWIIVATALVFLMTPGLAFFYGGMVHRKNVISTMIKSVVAAGIVGVLWVVVGFSLAFGDSIGGVIGDPRTFLFFKDVSSGAPWSLAPSIPLGLFAIFQMMFAIITPGLVVGAVAERIRFTSYVLFTVLFCLLVYAPLAHWSWHPEGFLALMGVWDFAGGTVVHISAGCAALAGALVLKRRKVHMENKEIPPANVPYVLIGTGLLWFGWFGFNAGSALGANALAVSAFATTNTAAAAAGLSWMFFDVLRGKKPSVLGFCIGAVVGLVAITPGAGFVGIPQSIFIGVVSAIISNIAVYYKQKSRLDDTLDVFPCHGVGGIVGMLLTGVFANTTVHGITGGPQGWFYGNPAFFFTQVKALGIVVAYSFTVSYLIFKFINFILPMRVTEAEEELGLDASQHDEKYLQGTLLVSKTGQMKEEEVSESITE; translated from the coding sequence ATGATTAAAAAAGTAACCCCACGGCAAATTGCCCCCTTCCTGATTCTGGCGGGCGTTGCCATTGCCTCTCTGTTCATCCCGGCCCTTCCAAATTTTGAAGACAAGGAAGGTGTGTACAATCCAGCAGACATTGCATGGATCATTGTAGCAACAGCTCTCGTTTTTTTAATGACGCCCGGTCTTGCCTTTTTCTATGGCGGGATGGTGCACCGCAAGAATGTGATCTCAACCATGATCAAGAGTGTGGTTGCCGCAGGTATTGTAGGTGTGTTATGGGTAGTTGTTGGTTTCAGCCTCGCCTTTGGTGATTCTATTGGCGGTGTTATCGGAGATCCAAGAACGTTTTTATTCTTTAAAGATGTTTCTTCCGGTGCTCCCTGGAGTTTAGCTCCAAGTATTCCGTTGGGATTGTTCGCCATCTTTCAAATGATGTTTGCGATCATCACTCCGGGTCTGGTAGTGGGCGCAGTTGCAGAGCGTATCCGTTTTACTTCGTACGTTCTGTTCACGGTTCTCTTTTGTTTATTGGTGTATGCTCCCCTTGCACATTGGAGCTGGCATCCCGAAGGATTCCTCGCCTTGATGGGTGTTTGGGATTTTGCAGGTGGTACCGTGGTGCATATCTCTGCAGGTTGTGCTGCTTTAGCAGGTGCGTTGGTATTGAAGCGTCGTAAAGTACACATGGAAAACAAAGAAATTCCACCGGCAAACGTACCATACGTTTTAATTGGTACCGGTTTGCTTTGGTTTGGTTGGTTCGGTTTTAATGCCGGTTCTGCATTGGGTGCAAATGCATTGGCCGTATCTGCTTTTGCAACAACAAATACAGCTGCTGCTGCTGCAGGTTTAAGCTGGATGTTCTTTGATGTATTGCGTGGTAAAAAACCTTCTGTACTTGGTTTCTGTATCGGTGCTGTTGTTGGCTTGGTTGCCATTACACCAGGAGCCGGTTTTGTAGGTATTCCACAAAGTATTTTCATAGGTGTTGTATCTGCCATCATTTCAAATATTGCAGTTTACTATAAGCAAAAATCAAGACTGGATGATACACTCGATGTATTCCCTTGTCATGGTGTAGGTGGTATAGTAGGTATGTTGTTAACAGGTGTATTTGCTAATACTACTGTACATGGTATTACCGGCGGACCACAAGGTTGGTTTTATGGTAACCCTGCCTTCTTCTTTACACAAGTAAAAGCGTTGGGAATTGTAGTAGCGTACAGCTTTACTGTTTCTTATCTCATCTTTAAGTTCATCAACTTCATCTTACCAATGCGTGTAACTGAAGCAGAAGAAGAACTTGGATTGGATGCTTCTCAGCACGATGAAAAGTATTTGCAGGGAACATTGCTGGTTTCTAAAACCGGACAAATGAAAGAAGAAGAAGTTTCTGAATCAATTACTGAATAA
- a CDS encoding glutamate synthase subunit beta translates to MGKPTGFLEFTRELPTKRSVEERVGDYKEFVNRYSDEKLNQQSGRCMDCGVPFCHNGCPLGNVIPEFNDAVYRKEWKEAYDILSSTNNFPEFTGRICPAPCETACVLGINQPAIAIEEIEKHIIEIAFDKGFVKAKKINKRTGKKVAVVGSGPAGLAAAAQLNYAGHTVTVFERDDQPGGLLRYGIPDFKLEKWVIDRRVKLMEEEGVTFKCNANVGVNVSVNDLLREYHAIVLAGGSTVPRDLNVPGRELKGVYFAMQFLKQQNKRNAGLDPLANTAIESNILTEHVFATDKNVVVIGGGDTGSDCVGTSNRHKAKSVTQFELMPMPPKDRTNFMPWPTYPMTLKTSSSHEEGADRKWAVATKEFIGDENGNLKALKIVDLEWKSSEDGRPSSFVERPGSERTIPCELALLAMGFVNPQYVGLLEQLGVELDERKNVKATEKEYKTNINKVFTAGDIRRGQSLVVWAISEGRECARKVDEFLTGSSILETKDQTATFSLIN, encoded by the coding sequence ATGGGTAAACCAACTGGATTTTTAGAATTTACAAGAGAGCTTCCTACCAAGCGAAGTGTGGAAGAACGTGTGGGCGATTACAAAGAATTTGTGAATCGTTATTCTGATGAAAAACTCAATCAGCAAAGCGGACGTTGCATGGACTGTGGTGTTCCCTTCTGTCACAATGGTTGTCCGTTAGGTAATGTTATTCCAGAATTCAACGATGCAGTATATCGCAAGGAATGGAAAGAGGCATACGATATTCTTTCTTCTACCAATAACTTCCCTGAGTTTACAGGACGCATCTGTCCTGCACCTTGTGAAACGGCTTGTGTGCTTGGTATCAATCAACCGGCTATTGCCATTGAAGAAATTGAAAAGCATATCATTGAAATTGCATTTGATAAAGGTTTTGTAAAAGCAAAAAAAATCAATAAACGAACTGGTAAAAAAGTAGCCGTCGTAGGAAGCGGTCCTGCGGGATTAGCTGCGGCAGCACAATTAAACTATGCAGGTCATACAGTTACTGTATTTGAACGTGATGATCAACCCGGTGGTTTGTTACGTTACGGCATTCCCGATTTCAAATTGGAAAAATGGGTGATCGACCGTCGTGTAAAACTGATGGAAGAAGAGGGTGTTACATTCAAATGCAATGCAAATGTTGGCGTAAATGTAAGTGTGAATGATTTGCTGCGTGAATACCACGCCATTGTATTAGCAGGTGGTTCAACAGTTCCAAGAGACTTGAACGTACCCGGCAGAGAATTGAAAGGAGTTTATTTTGCCATGCAATTCCTGAAGCAACAAAACAAACGCAATGCAGGTCTTGATCCATTGGCAAATACAGCCATTGAAAGCAATATACTTACGGAGCATGTTTTTGCTACCGATAAAAATGTAGTGGTGATTGGTGGAGGCGATACAGGCAGCGATTGTGTGGGTACAAGCAACCGTCACAAAGCAAAATCGGTAACGCAGTTTGAGTTAATGCCAATGCCGCCAAAAGACAGAACCAATTTCATGCCGTGGCCAACTTATCCCATGACGTTGAAAACATCCTCTTCCCATGAAGAAGGTGCCGATCGTAAATGGGCAGTGGCTACCAAAGAATTTATAGGCGATGAAAACGGAAATCTGAAAGCATTAAAAATCGTTGACCTTGAATGGAAGAGTAGTGAAGATGGCCGTCCTTCCTCTTTTGTAGAACGACCAGGCAGTGAACGCACCATTCCTTGTGAATTGGCATTACTGGCGATGGGGTTTGTAAATCCGCAGTATGTTGGTTTGCTGGAACAGTTAGGAGTGGAATTAGACGAACGTAAGAATGTAAAAGCTACTGAAAAAGAATACAAGACAAATATCAATAAAGTGTTTACGGCAGGTGATATCCGCAGGGGGCAATCGTTGGTTGTGTGGGCTATCAGTGAGGGCAGGGAATGTGCCCGTAAAGTGGATGAATTTTTAACCGGCTCCTCAATTTTGGAAACAAAAGATCAAACCGCTACTTTTTCGTTAATAAATTAG
- a CDS encoding DUF2975 domain-containing protein, which translates to MSKRNDYLLKGLYIVAWLIFVGLSIEAGGLIVNFIFSIYKPEFVPNLYQKLDLSEMYGKSKWVFFGMYSFILFIAILKAHMFYVVIRLMGKLNLAKPFSEYVSKQIALISYYTLSIGLLSYIARQSAKNLQHYGFEIDQLNQFWGDSQAYILMAAVIYVIATIFSKGVEMQNENDLTV; encoded by the coding sequence ATGTCAAAAAGAAACGACTACTTATTGAAAGGTCTGTACATTGTTGCATGGCTCATCTTTGTTGGTTTATCTATTGAAGCCGGCGGACTCATCGTCAATTTTATTTTCAGCATTTACAAACCCGAATTTGTTCCAAACTTATATCAGAAACTCGACCTTAGTGAAATGTACGGGAAGAGTAAATGGGTATTCTTCGGCATGTACAGTTTTATTCTCTTTATTGCCATTTTGAAGGCACATATGTTTTATGTTGTCATCAGGCTCATGGGCAAACTGAACCTGGCAAAACCATTCAGCGAATATGTGTCGAAACAGATCGCACTGATCAGTTACTACACACTCTCGATCGGTCTCTTAAGTTATATTGCCAGGCAATCAGCCAAAAATTTACAACATTATGGATTTGAAATTGATCAACTGAATCAATTCTGGGGCGACAGCCAGGCATACATTTTAATGGCAGCGGTGATCTATGTAATTGCCACCATCTTTTCAAAAGGAGTTGAAATGCAAAACGAAAACGATCTAACTGTGTAA
- the gltS gene encoding sodium/glutamate symporter: MPATETQIPEFHLDLIQTLAIAGLIFLTGMLLKKKINVFEQLNIPSAVLGGLVFAAFNLIAHNRFLNIQVNTSMQSLCMMLFFTSIGTNASFGLLKKGGKQVMLFLLIASAFCVIQNLVGITVATLFGVPKLFGVMAGSVTLVGGPATGLAFAPLFEEMGLRGAETIAITSATFGIVFGGLLGGPAATFLINKFNLDKDAKKNHSKRETLPTEKDELLGVDITHENSGFTISLVNIGIIMGLGSAVSYLIAKTGITLPAYIGAMIVGAVFRNINDKKEWTVMDQKTIDFAGGIALNIFLTVALMDLRLWELFHLALPLSGILIAQMIVVILFALSICFVLMGKNYESAVMSSGFIGFMLGTVANAMAVMKTIVDKHGIAPKAFLVVPLVGAFFIDYINALVITVFANILK, from the coding sequence ATGCCTGCAACAGAAACGCAGATTCCTGAATTCCATCTCGATCTCATTCAGACATTGGCCATCGCCGGTCTTATTTTCTTAACAGGCATGCTGCTCAAAAAGAAGATAAATGTTTTTGAACAGCTCAACATTCCATCCGCCGTTTTAGGCGGATTGGTTTTTGCAGCCTTCAATCTCATTGCACATAACCGGTTTCTGAATATTCAGGTAAATACCTCCATGCAATCGTTGTGCATGATGTTGTTCTTTACTTCCATTGGAACCAACGCAAGTTTTGGTTTGTTGAAAAAAGGCGGGAAACAGGTGATGCTGTTTCTGTTGATTGCATCTGCATTTTGCGTGATTCAGAATCTGGTGGGCATAACCGTTGCGACTTTATTTGGTGTGCCCAAACTCTTTGGTGTAATGGCGGGTTCTGTAACGCTGGTTGGTGGGCCTGCCACCGGTTTAGCATTTGCGCCTTTGTTTGAAGAAATGGGATTAAGAGGTGCTGAAACAATTGCTATTACGTCTGCTACATTCGGTATTGTGTTCGGCGGATTGCTGGGTGGCCCTGCAGCAACATTCCTCATCAATAAATTCAACTTAGACAAAGATGCAAAGAAGAATCATTCGAAAAGGGAAACCTTACCTACGGAAAAGGATGAACTGTTAGGTGTTGATATTACACACGAGAATTCCGGCTTCACCATCAGTCTTGTGAATATCGGCATCATCATGGGCTTGGGAAGTGCAGTAAGTTATTTGATTGCAAAAACAGGCATTACACTTCCGGCATATATTGGTGCGATGATCGTGGGTGCTGTTTTCCGAAACATCAACGACAAAAAAGAATGGACGGTGATGGATCAGAAGACCATTGATTTTGCAGGCGGCATTGCATTGAATATTTTTCTCACCGTTGCGTTGATGGACCTGCGATTATGGGAATTGTTTCATCTGGCTTTGCCTCTTTCCGGAATACTCATCGCACAGATGATCGTTGTGATTTTATTTGCACTCAGCATCTGCTTTGTGTTAATGGGAAAGAATTATGAATCGGCTGTGATGTCAAGCGGCTTCATTGGGTTTATGTTGGGAACTGTTGCCAATGCAATGGCTGTAATGAAAACGATCGTAGATAAACATGGTATCGCTCCGAAAGCTTTCCTGGTTGTTCCGTTGGTGGGCGCTTTTTTTATTGATTATATCAATGCACTTGTCATCACTGTATTTGCGAATATTTTGAAGTAG
- a CDS encoding agmatine deiminase family protein, whose product MISENKTPKELGYFFPAEFAPHVATWLSWPHKEASWPGKIQTIFPYYVQFIKTLALSEQVRINVADEAMKNFALGHLQTAAVDLSKVEFLFHPTNDAWCRDHGPAFLINPNAEQKKVIVDWGYNAWGGKYPPFDLDDVVPTLIGKHYNIPVFNPGIVMEGGSVEFNGNGTLMTSTACLLNENRNPHLNQQQIEEYLINYYGVEQILWIDEGIVGDDTDGHIDDTVRFVNEDTVITVIEENKADENYDLLQHNLKQLQQMRLLNGKQLNIVELPMPDELIYDEQRLPCSYANFYISNKHVIVPTFRSAKKDDKALQIIQQCFPEREVVGIDSTEIIWGLGSFHCLSQQEPAV is encoded by the coding sequence ATGATTTCAGAAAATAAAACCCCAAAAGAACTCGGCTATTTTTTCCCTGCTGAATTTGCGCCGCATGTAGCAACATGGCTTTCATGGCCGCATAAAGAGGCAAGCTGGCCTGGAAAAATCCAAACCATCTTTCCTTATTACGTACAGTTCATTAAAACACTTGCATTAAGTGAGCAGGTGCGTATTAATGTTGCGGATGAAGCCATGAAGAATTTTGCACTCGGTCATTTGCAAACAGCAGCAGTTGATCTGAGCAAAGTTGAATTCTTGTTTCATCCAACCAATGATGCATGGTGCAGAGATCATGGACCTGCATTTCTCATCAATCCAAATGCAGAACAAAAGAAAGTAATTGTTGATTGGGGTTACAATGCATGGGGCGGAAAGTACCCTCCGTTTGATCTGGATGATGTGGTGCCTACATTGATTGGTAAGCATTATAATATCCCTGTATTCAACCCGGGTATTGTGATGGAAGGTGGTTCTGTTGAATTTAACGGCAACGGAACATTAATGACCTCAACCGCATGTTTGTTGAATGAAAATCGGAATCCGCATTTGAATCAACAACAGATCGAAGAATATCTCATCAACTATTATGGTGTTGAACAAATTCTTTGGATCGATGAAGGAATTGTAGGTGATGATACGGATGGGCACATTGATGATACGGTTCGTTTTGTAAACGAAGACACGGTGATTACGGTGATTGAAGAAAACAAAGCCGATGAGAATTACGACCTCCTTCAGCATAACTTAAAGCAACTGCAGCAAATGCGTTTGCTCAATGGCAAACAGTTGAATATTGTGGAGCTGCCCATGCCCGATGAATTAATTTATGATGAGCAACGCCTCCCTTGTTCGTATGCAAACTTTTATATTTCTAACAAGCACGTGATCGTTCCAACATTCCGTTCTGCAAAAAAAGATGACAAAGCGTTGCAGATCATTCAGCAATGTTTTCCGGAACGTGAAGTGGTGGGTATTGATTCTACAGAAATCATCTGGGGATTGGGAAGTTTCCATTGTTTAAGTCAACAGGAACCAGCAGTATAA
- a CDS encoding outer membrane beta-barrel protein yields MLRKLFATGSLLTVTLMSSFAQQNTALEVVAPPADSTAAVADEPEKKPALTISGSADTYFKYDFRKQGANNRTSFTNANNTFAIGMASVKFEHAGEKVSAVADLGFGPRAMEFAYNDAGIFAAVKQLYVSYSPVAALKFTAGTWATHVGYELVDPQLNRNYSMSYMFTNGPFTHTGVKADITAGKSGFMVGISNPTDLRLLPAGQIEKKFFIAQYSLAATDEIKLYANYVGGKNPDTSIVNQFDFVGTFAVSSKFNIGVNATMNNTKAWDGSKNVDPLTWWGFATYLTVDPTEAFGLTLRSELFDDKDGAKGFGTSIFANTLSANFRVGGFTFIPELRIESAGASIYADKNGVFNEKTAASFLVAAVYKF; encoded by the coding sequence ATGTTACGAAAATTATTCGCAACAGGTTCGCTCCTGACCGTTACTCTTATGTCATCATTTGCGCAGCAAAACACTGCACTGGAAGTGGTTGCTCCTCCTGCCGATTCTACTGCAGCTGTTGCAGATGAACCAGAAAAAAAACCGGCTCTCACTATCAGCGGTTCTGCAGATACTTATTTCAAATACGACTTCCGTAAGCAAGGTGCCAATAACAGAACCAGCTTTACAAATGCGAACAATACGTTTGCAATTGGTATGGCCTCTGTAAAATTTGAACATGCAGGTGAAAAAGTTAGTGCCGTTGCTGATTTAGGTTTTGGTCCACGTGCAATGGAATTTGCATACAACGATGCAGGCATTTTTGCTGCAGTAAAGCAATTGTATGTAAGCTATTCTCCGGTAGCAGCATTGAAATTCACCGCAGGTACATGGGCAACGCATGTTGGTTATGAGTTGGTTGATCCTCAACTGAACCGTAACTACAGCATGAGCTATATGTTCACTAACGGACCTTTCACACATACCGGTGTAAAAGCTGATATCACTGCAGGTAAAAGTGGTTTCATGGTGGGTATCTCAAATCCTACGGATCTGCGTTTATTACCAGCCGGACAAATTGAAAAGAAATTCTTCATTGCACAGTATAGTCTTGCAGCAACTGATGAAATTAAATTGTATGCCAACTATGTAGGTGGTAAAAATCCGGATACATCAATTGTAAATCAATTTGACTTTGTAGGTACGTTTGCAGTAAGCAGCAAATTCAACATTGGTGTAAATGCAACAATGAATAATACTAAAGCATGGGATGGTTCTAAGAATGTAGATCCGTTAACATGGTGGGGTTTCGCCACGTACCTTACGGTTGATCCAACTGAAGCATTTGGTTTAACACTCCGTAGCGAATTATTTGATGATAAAGATGGTGCAAAGGGATTTGGCACATCCATTTTTGCCAATACACTTTCAGCTAATTTCAGAGTAGGGGGTTTCACTTTTATTCCTGAGTTACGCATCGAAAGTGCAGGTGCATCAATTTACGCTGATAAAAATGGCGTATTCAATGAAAAAACAGCTGCAAGCTTTTTAGTGGCTGCCGTGTATAAATTCTAA
- a CDS encoding SDR family oxidoreductase gives MKVSGNKILITGATAGIGKALTLKFLSLGNTIIAAGRNKESLQELAKIDSRIIPVVCDLSKMSELEKLTLQIENVHPDLNILINNAGIQYNYQFTEEEYLINKIDHEINVNFIAPLKLIAFLLPVLQMNENAAIVNVSSGIGLVPKMQAPVYCGTKAGIHIFSQSLRYQLQTTKVFEMIPPLVDTEMTKGRGKGKISAEQVAEEFIKAFSKNQYEINIGKVKLLKLINRISPKLAQRIMKNGK, from the coding sequence ATGAAAGTCTCAGGCAACAAAATTTTGATAACCGGCGCAACAGCCGGTATTGGAAAAGCGCTCACTCTAAAATTTCTTTCACTTGGCAATACGATCATTGCTGCAGGACGAAATAAGGAAAGTCTTCAGGAACTTGCAAAAATTGACAGCCGTATTATACCTGTTGTATGTGACCTTTCAAAAATGAGTGAGTTGGAAAAACTTACACTGCAAATTGAGAACGTTCATCCTGATTTAAATATCCTGATCAATAATGCAGGTATTCAGTACAACTATCAGTTTACAGAAGAAGAATACCTGATCAACAAAATAGACCATGAGATCAACGTTAATTTCATTGCTCCATTAAAGCTGATCGCTTTTTTACTTCCGGTATTGCAAATGAATGAAAATGCAGCGATCGTAAATGTATCATCCGGTATTGGTCTTGTTCCAAAAATGCAGGCACCTGTTTATTGTGGTACAAAAGCAGGCATTCATATCTTCTCTCAATCGTTGCGCTATCAATTACAAACGACCAAAGTATTTGAAATGATCCCACCGCTGGTTGATACGGAAATGACAAAAGGAAGAGGAAAAGGAAAAATTTCAGCTGAGCAAGTTGCCGAAGAATTTATCAAGGCTTTTTCAAAAAATCAATACGAAATAAATATTGGCAAAGTGAAATTGCTGAAACTCATCAACAGAATAAGCCCGAAGCTGGCGCAGCGTATTATGAAAAACGGAAAATAA
- a CDS encoding helix-turn-helix domain-containing protein yields the protein MAIIVNLDVMMAKRKMSLNELSERVGLTLSNLSILKTGKAKAIRFSTLEAICKALDCQPADILEYVDEEK from the coding sequence ATGGCAATTATTGTAAACCTGGATGTGATGATGGCCAAGCGGAAAATGTCGCTGAATGAACTTTCGGAGAGGGTTGGTTTAACATTATCGAATCTGTCTATCTTAAAAACGGGGAAAGCGAAAGCGATCCGCTTCAGCACGCTGGAAGCAATTTGTAAAGCGCTCGATTGTCAACCTGCTGATATTTTGGAATATGTTGATGAGGAGAAATGA
- a CDS encoding Crp/Fnr family transcriptional regulator, producing MKELKNYIDQIAKLDNEAWVAFSDLFSELSIAKGEYFAVENKTETRIGFLLTGIVRAFYKNHEGIEYNKTFFTGNEFLGAYASLVTQQPNRINIQALTDCTLLIADYSQITKLFATHRAIETLARLLAEQFYIEKEKREIEIVLLQADERYKLFREEYPGLDNLIPQYHIASYLGITPTQLSRIRAKKG from the coding sequence TTGAAAGAATTAAAAAACTATATCGATCAAATCGCAAAGCTCGACAATGAAGCGTGGGTTGCATTCAGTGATCTCTTCTCGGAATTGTCCATTGCAAAAGGAGAATACTTTGCAGTTGAAAACAAAACAGAAACCAGGATTGGATTTCTGCTAACTGGTATTGTCCGTGCTTTTTACAAAAACCACGAAGGCATCGAATACAACAAAACTTTTTTTACCGGTAACGAATTTCTCGGCGCATATGCTTCACTTGTAACACAACAACCCAATAGGATCAATATCCAGGCACTTACTGATTGTACACTTTTGATTGCAGATTATTCACAAATCACAAAGCTGTTTGCAACACACAGAGCCATTGAAACATTAGCAAGGCTTCTTGCCGAGCAATTTTACATCGAAAAGGAAAAAAGGGAAATTGAAATTGTTCTTTTACAAGCCGATGAACGATACAAACTATTCAGAGAAGAATATCCCGGACTTGACAACCTTATTCCACAGTATCATATTGCTTCGTATTTAGGCATTACGCCTACACAGCTCAGCCGTATACGGGCTAAGAAAGGGTAA
- a CDS encoding SDR family oxidoreductase yields the protein MDLGIQHKTALVLASSKGLGKAVAMELAKEGAKVIICGTDAAALEATKAELEAVAPGNVLSVVCDITDEAQRKNLVAQSVDAFGSIDILVTNTGGPAAGPFEQFDTAEWNNIFNLLFLSAVDIIQQVLPGMKANGFGRILTITSVAVKQPADNLISSNAVRASLLGLVKSLSNEVAAFGITVNNLMPGYTSTNRLQGLIEKNPAVNNVKETIPMKRFGTPEEFAAAAAFLVSERASYITGQSLAVDGGWIKGH from the coding sequence ATGGATTTAGGCATACAACATAAAACAGCGCTGGTACTGGCATCAAGCAAAGGCCTTGGTAAAGCAGTAGCCATGGAGCTGGCAAAAGAAGGTGCGAAGGTGATTATTTGCGGCACCGATGCGGCAGCATTGGAAGCTACCAAGGCAGAACTGGAAGCAGTGGCGCCGGGCAATGTACTGTCGGTAGTATGCGACATAACGGATGAAGCCCAACGAAAAAATTTGGTTGCACAAAGTGTAGATGCATTTGGGTCCATCGATATTTTAGTCACCAATACAGGCGGCCCTGCTGCCGGTCCGTTTGAACAATTTGATACAGCTGAATGGAACAATATCTTCAACCTGCTTTTTTTAAGTGCGGTCGATATTATACAGCAGGTGTTGCCCGGTATGAAAGCAAACGGTTTTGGCCGCATATTAACCATTACTTCTGTTGCAGTAAAACAACCGGCCGATAATTTAATTTCATCGAATGCAGTACGGGCAAGTTTATTGGGATTGGTGAAAAGTTTATCGAACGAAGTAGCGGCTTTTGGTATTACGGTAAATAATTTAATGCCGGGTTACACCAGTACCAACCGCCTGCAAGGGTTGATTGAAAAAAATCCTGCAGTCAACAATGTAAAAGAAACCATCCCCATGAAACGCTTTGGCACACCTGAAGAATTTGCTGCAGCCGCTGCGTTTTTAGTAAGTGAACGGGCCAGCTATATTACCGGCCAGTCGCTGGCGGTGGATGGTGGTTGGATTAAAGGACATTAA